From Salinicoccus roseus, one genomic window encodes:
- a CDS encoding alanine racemase produces the protein MHYSDIDTPALLIDRERVRENIEGMQDFADRNGVALRPHTKTHKMSALAGWQVEAGAQGITVAKVGEAEVMAQAGLDDIFIANQIVGRKKLGRIRRLSETIDISFGIDSIHHVEEADAVFKGSGRKAQVVVEIEVGEKRSGIIEVDDFKKLVETIGRSDNVHFRGVFSHDGHTYKAEDAEACRTLYEESAHRTLGFAQLAREMDMPPEVISIGSTPPFMLGFDIPDGITEIRPGTYILMDAGQSNVIGTYAHCAASVLTSVISKPTQARVITDVGAKGLTMQTRNAGITRTEGLGLLREYEGVHIDSVFDEHAIIYDEAFNRNVAVGEKVRIIPNHICPVSNLYDTAWLVSGDEVLEEIRVDARGRLQ, from the coding sequence ATGCATTATTCGGATATTGATACACCGGCCCTTCTGATTGACAGGGAAAGGGTACGGGAGAACATTGAAGGAATGCAGGATTTTGCCGACAGGAATGGGGTGGCACTGAGGCCGCATACCAAGACCCACAAGATGTCGGCACTTGCAGGATGGCAGGTTGAAGCGGGCGCCCAGGGCATTACGGTAGCCAAGGTGGGGGAAGCTGAGGTGATGGCACAGGCGGGCCTCGATGACATATTCATCGCCAATCAGATTGTCGGCAGGAAGAAACTGGGACGCATAAGGCGGCTTTCCGAAACCATCGACATTTCATTCGGCATCGACAGTATCCATCATGTTGAGGAAGCAGACGCTGTGTTTAAGGGCAGCGGCCGGAAAGCACAGGTGGTCGTGGAAATTGAAGTGGGTGAAAAGCGTTCCGGCATCATCGAAGTGGATGATTTCAAGAAGCTGGTCGAAACGATAGGCAGGAGCGATAATGTACACTTCAGGGGAGTCTTCTCACACGATGGGCATACATACAAAGCGGAGGATGCTGAAGCCTGCAGGACACTCTATGAGGAAAGTGCCCACCGCACCCTCGGTTTTGCGCAGCTCGCCCGGGAGATGGACATGCCTCCCGAAGTCATCAGCATCGGCTCGACACCGCCCTTCATGCTGGGCTTCGACATTCCTGACGGCATTACTGAAATCAGGCCGGGCACCTATATCCTGATGGACGCCGGGCAGTCGAATGTCATCGGTACGTATGCACATTGTGCTGCGTCAGTGCTGACGAGCGTAATCAGCAAACCGACGCAGGCACGAGTCATTACGGATGTCGGCGCAAAAGGGCTGACCATGCAGACGAGGAATGCCGGAATCACCCGTACCGAGGGACTCGGTCTCCTCAGGGAATATGAAGGGGTCCATATCGATTCCGTGTTCGATGAACATGCGATCATCTACGATGAAGCGTTCAACCGGAATGTGGCGGTCGGGGAGAAGGTGCGGATCATACCGAACCACATCTGTCCTGTATCGAACCTGTATGATACAGCCTGGCTGGTTTCAGGGGACGAAGTGCTTGAAGAGATCAGGGTCGATGCCAGGGGCAGACTCCAATAG